One window of the Anguilla rostrata isolate EN2019 chromosome 13, ASM1855537v3, whole genome shotgun sequence genome contains the following:
- the LOC135237794 gene encoding acid-sensing ion channel 1B isoform X5, giving the protein MKGGMGNGLEIMLDIQQDEYLPVWGETDETSFEAGIKVQIHNQDEPPFIDQLGFGVAPGFQTFVSCQEQRLTYLPPPWGDCKATAMDSEFFSSYSITACRIDCETRYLVENCNCRMVHMPGDAPYCTPEQYKECADPALDFLVEKDNDYCVCETPCNMTRYNKELSFVRIPSKASSKYLAKKFNKSEQYIADNILVLDIFFEALNYETIEQKKAYEIAGLLGDIGGQMGLFIGASILTILELFDYLYEVIKFKLCRCSKKKSKQSSSNDRGAVLSLDDVKRHAPCENIRAPSTYPANMLPHHPGQGNFEDFTC; this is encoded by the exons ATGAAAGGCGGAATGGGGAATGGCTTGGAGATCATGCTGGACATTCAGCAGGATGAGTACCTCCCCGTCTGGGGGGAGACGG ACGAGACGTCGTTTGAAGCGGGCATTAAAGTGCAGATCCACAACCAGGACGAGCCGCCTTTCATCGACCAGCTGGGCTTCGGCGTGGCACCGGGATTCCAGACCTTCGTGTCGTGCCAGGAGCAGAGG cTGACGTACCTGCCGCCTCCCTGGGGTGACTGCAAGGCCACGGCCATGGACTCTGAGTTCTTCAGCAGCTACAGCATCACGGCCTGTCGCATCGACTGCGAGACGCGCTACCTGGTGGAGAACTGCAACTGCCGCATGGTGCACATGCCCG GAGATGCTCCCTACTGCACTCCGGAGCAGTACAAGGAGTGTGCCGATCCTGCGCTGG acTTCCTGGTAGAGAAGGATAATGATTACTGCGTGTGCGAGACTCCGTGTAACATGACGCGCTACAACAAAGAGCTGTCCTTCGTCCGGATCCCCAGCAAGGCGTCCTCGAAGTACCTGGCCAAGAAGTTCAACAAGTCAGAGCAGTACATCGC CGATAATATCCTTGTGCTGGATATCTTCTTTGAGGCTCTGAACTACGAGACCATAGAACAGAAGAAAGCGTATGAGATTGCGGGACTGCTGG GTGACATTGGAGGCCAAATGGGCCTGTTCATTGGAGCCAGCATTTTGACCATCTTGGAGCTGTTTGACTACTTGTATGAG GTGATCAAGTTCAAGCTGTGCCGCTGCTCGAAGAAgaagagcaagcagagcagcagcaacGACCGCGGCGCTGTCCTGAGCCTGGACGACGTGAAGCGCCAC GCTCCTTGCGAAAATATCCGCGCACCGTCTACATATCCCGCAAACATGCTACCTCATCACCCTGGGCAGGGAAACTTTGAGGACTTCACCTGCTGA